The following DNA comes from Erigeron canadensis isolate Cc75 chromosome 3, C_canadensis_v1, whole genome shotgun sequence.
tttttttaactaatatatatttttgttaatttaatccACTATATACACAGATTTTACGTAAATATAATATAGTACGtataacattttaaaacttttgatatgaagtAATACTACTGTAATATTTTCGATTAAAAGATTCTAAACATATCGATATACATACGCGTTAATAAGTTACGGATGATAACATCTAGAGATTCTCAAGTTGTGTTTAATTAGATAAAGAAccaattgcatttttggtctcTATGTTATCATACCATTTACAAGTTTCATACAAATGTATTCAAAGTGGTGTGGTTCCTGTAAATATCACACCAGTTGCATCCTTGGTCCAAAGCTAATGGACCGTTTATTTTTCCCCGTTAGTGAGCCTATGTGCAACGCACATGATGGCCAATATTTTAATTCAaacaaggaccattttgcaaACTAAGCCGATTAATACTTAGTTTTATATTacctgttcaaaaaaaaaaaccctcagttttatatcaaatactccctccgtcttaTTTTAGTTGTTCAGTTTTGACcagtcaagtctttttcttccgactttgaccataaatatctttgtttgtgttatatattagttgatgaaagttatatcaatgaaaagtacatgtaaaactcaatcaattcatatatgttatatcaagtgttatataacacaaaccaaagtatttacagtcaaagttgaaagaaaaagactcaaaaagtcaaactatgacacttaatatgggacggagagagtataAAATTActgaaaactaaaaataaaaatacattaattaatctGTTAAATCCCCTTTAATTCCTTACAGATTGTATATGAATAATCGTCTCATCTTATTTCCCCATCAATAGATCACTTCAATTTCTTACTTCAATCCGCCTAAATCcaaattattattaatctttAATCAATCTCTTCTATCGTGAGTGATCCTTTAGATAGACCACCGTCGTTGCCGTCACCCGTCATATCTGttgtcaccaccaccgccaccttTCGTATCCTCCACCGCCACCACCCTTCAAATCCGTTGTCGCGCTTGAGTTCTACCACTGCCGCTACGTTCGGATTTTCCACAACCCATTCTTGATACACAAAGAACCTTTTTATTAGGTTTGTAGTCGGATCTTGTTATTGGGTTTGTAGTCGGATCTTGTTATTGGGTTTATGGCCAGTTTTCTTGGCCATATCTTTTTCACTGGAGCTTCCTTCAATTCGCCCAATCTCTTTGCCGGATTTTGTTGTGTTTTGTAGGTGGGTATGtactttatttttctaatttatatcatatttgtattttgtaaaaCAATTCTCATATtgacaaataaatttttttattaactttggAGTAGAGTAGATAAATATGTTgtcttttttgatgatgatgataatgatgattgtAAACATATGAACAAagaataaagaaagataaaaataaaaattcgaGTTACTTTGCAAGAATTGTCCTTGTTTATACGAAAAGACGCTATTGGCCATCACGTGCGTGGAACATGGGCTCACTAACGAGGAAAAATAAACGGCCCGTTAGTTTTGGACCAAGAATGCAACTGATGTGATATCACAGGGACGATGAACACCACTTTGCATACATTTATATGAAACTTGTAAATGGTATGATACCACAgagaccaaaaatgcaattcgttcttAGATAAATAACATGACCAATTAGATAAATAACTGATTGTACATTTGCATATATGgttcaaaatataattttcatagATGGAAAAAAGATGATAAGTTATTagcatcaaaattaaaaacacaaacacattAGTGGGAGGAGGCAAACGTGCCAAATTTTGCTTCTCTTGCCACCATAGAGATGTCTTAGGTAGTTTTGTTTTCCGCCTTTCCATCTCTAAATTCAATCTTACTTTTTGAACCAAAACATTACCAAACTGATCAATATACACAAAAATGAAATGATAGTACCAAACCTAAATTTTACTACGTCTTTCCATACacacaaaaatgaaaatcatagtACCAAACCTAAGTGCTACTAGGTTTCTCCAAAAACACATATCCCTTctaattttctattaataaaaaagatttaactgatATAGTGATTCTACCATCCTTTTCAACAATTACTTATTTCTAAACATATACACTTTCTAAAATAAAACATCATATTGTACTAATTATTAACTAACAATTTAATAACCTAGACATGACAATGCTAGTGATTCGATCCGATAAACATCAAACAAATCCATTGAGCATCAATTTGATCTGATTTACCATTAGTGGATAGAATGAATTTAAATgataacaaataaacaaaaatcttattcatcattcaaacaaatgtatcacataagattttttatatcctttgttaattatatatatctatattatattataaaaaaaatagtccatgttgaaagttacaagggaggaaatatctaaaatatccttaattatatattacactattagtccttaatcttttaaaatatctcaattaactctttacattaaaaacttttacatcaattatctataccactcgacgccgcctcTACTACGAATAGTCGTCACCCACtaacaccgtcgccgccacgaataccgccgcatagcgcgggtaccgtgctagtatatatatatatatcattatttatcattatatataaagataaaaaaatctGCTAGCAAGAAATAGCCACAAAATTCTATCCAAATAAAAaagctatatattttttttcgaacattcaaaactttattagaaaaaaagaaaactagtAAGATGTTAGGAGTACACGACGATACAAGTACAAGAATACGAGTACAGGGTGTAACaacaaaccaaaacaaaaaccaaaaaggatacagagattttagaaaatattgcatttttcacacttttagtgattgtgaacaaattaaaagttttgtcacgctttttatgtgtaaaaatatatagaaatataagtgtgaataaatttctccacactaaaaagtgtgtagaacttaaaatttacactttttaatgtgaactttcatactcattttgtaacacctcatatGCTTAAAATAATTGTTGTTTtatcataattttaatttaatatggaaagtattaaaaattttagaaaaatgttaaatgaagccTTTAGGGTTTCACTTAACAtgtataagaaaattaaaaaaattatacctttTAATATTAAGAGTCTAtccttgaattttatgataagtgtgcAACTATTTAATGCGTCTTAACAAAAGCCATTaaggctttgtttagcaaaaaccaaaagttttatacatgtttagaaaaataattttctatTTCATAAACTATGAAATATGGTGACTCCATATAAAAAGATGGTATAACCTATGAGTatatattgatgatgaagatgaagatgtttaTAACGCACTCTAAAGTGGTACGTGTGTTATTTTCATTGAAAAAGTTATTAAGATATCCTACTGATATCTATATTCCTTTATAAAGTAAAagactctttttattttaggtaattatatctttaaattatcagaattacccttgactttttatgtttagcccttaatgaattaatttacactcaaAACCTTAATTTTACagtaataattaacactttaagcctttatcttctaaaaattttcactatcacaattatatcaacctacaccacttgacaccgtcaccaccaccaacagtaCAATTACTGACACTACTAGACCGCATTTCCCACCAtcaccgcattgcgcgagtaccatgctcgtagaTATAAatgaatgatttttttttctaaaagtacacataaatataattgGGTAATGATAACTTGATAAATCCATCAGCATATTTTACAAATATACAATGCATAACAatggtaaatttatcaaattatgtCTTAAGATTATGCATAACAGGTACATTACTGGAACCTGGTTGTCTATGGTGAAAGAACTAGAAAATAATAAGGTTCAGGGGGTTAGTTTGAATCTGCTATTTAAAGTTGTGGTTGGTAACGGGCGGGCTGTGAAGTTTTGGCTTGATCCTTGGGTCTTACCAGAACCACTTCTGATGGGGTTCCCATTACTGTTCGctttggaaaaaagaaaaagttgccTAGTTGCTAAAAGGGTTGGATTCGAGGGCCGTTGGGACTGGTACAGGAGACCCAGAAGTGAAGCTGAAATTAAGGAATGGAGAAGGTTATGTAGACTTCTGGATGAAGTTTCTTTAAACTCAAATACGGATAGCTGGAAGTGGAGGGGTGACGAGAAACATGGGTTCTCGGTCAAAGGCATGAAAAAGCTTTTGATCAAGGAAAAGGATTTTAGTGATAAATTGATCTTTAAATGGGTTAGATGGGTTCCGAAGAAGTGTAATATCTTTGTGTGGAAAGCGGTAATGGATAGAGTCCCTACCATGGTTTCACTCCAGGCTCGTAACTGTTTTACGGGGGATGTGAACTGTGGGATGTGTAACATGGGGCCGGAAAGTATTGATCATTTGTTATGTCATTGCCATATCGCCATTGAGGTATGGAACGCGGTGAGCTTTTGGTGTCACACAGCACCAATTTTCTTCTTCGATGTAAAAGATATTGTGGACATACACAAACATGTTGGTGCAGGGAAAGAGAAAAGGAAGATCTTGAAAGGCATTGTTTGGACGACGTGTTGGTGTATTTGGAAAGCTAAGAACGATAGAAGATTCAATGAGATTGAGGCTAACCCAGTGGAGATTATTCACAACATCAAAAGTCTTGGTTTTTTATGGTTTAAGAGTAGGTCACAAAGGAAAGGAATTAGTTGGGAGAAGTGGTACAAATTTGATGTTTGTTAATAATGTTGTACTATAAATTTTCAGGTCGTTTGTGTTTTGCAAAGAcattgtgaatatatatataccatacattgcattttcaaaaaaaaaaaaatgtcttaaGATTATCGTTTCCCAATATAGATACGGAACGTTGATgagaaagtaaaagaaatactGTATAAAGATAGAAGATAcgaaaatatataaagatagaaGATACGAAAATATACGTTCCATCACTTCCATAATATCCGATTCATTTACTTTTTGGAATAtccaatatatatacaatgaataataatatctaGTCAGTAATTGATTATGGTTAGATGGTTGACCCATCCACGTGCTTAGCTCATATCTTTGTTACGTGTAAAACGGCTGTTTCAAACTTGCTAGTCTATCCTTCCCTACCTAGTGGATCGGTCTCACAGGCAGTCAGtcgttattatatatattcacttgttttttcttcaccttttccTTACCATTTCTTCCCTGGACACCCACATATATACATtcactctttatatatattgtctttcaaaaaagaaatattaaacccatatatatatggccaATATTCCAATAATAAGTAGTGTAGCTTCCAATTCAATGGAGCCGTGGCATAACATACAAGATAAAGTTGTGATGGTCACGGGAGCATCATCTGGGCTTGGTCGAGATTTCTGTCTAGACTTGGCTAAAGCCGGTTGCAAAATTGTGGCGGCTGCTCGGAGGAAAGACAGACTTGTGTCTTTATGCGACGAGATAAATAGAATGTCGTCGGATAATGTTCGAGCGGTGGCGGTTGAACTGGATGTGAGTGCAAAAGGTCCCCACATTGAGGCAGCGGTGAAAAAGGCGTGGGAGGCATttggtcatattgatggtttgataaatAATGCAGGGGTTAGAGGTATGTCATTATTTATTACTTTCAACCACTTCCGTTGTTTGACATCTATGTGTTTATTTATTTGCGTATGGAATAAACTTAACATCATACACGTACGATATAGCCGTCATAATAACTTCTAGTAGTAATAATTTCTTGATTTGAAATATGAAATGGTAAAAGTCAtcgagattttaaaaaaattattccattgttttttttttgaatataataTGAAATGGTAAAAGTCATCGagatttaaaaaatcatttttataatatttgtaaTATGTTAGCAATTAAATGTTCAACCCGTAGTTTGTTTAGTTTACACTAACACAGTAACCGCGCGATGCGACGGTAGTCGTGGCCgtgacggtgtgatggttggatGACGGTTGGTGATGGAGCAacgttgagttgtgtatataattgatgtaaagggttaatggacgtattttaaaacataaaagtttgatagtgtaatttaattattaatgttaaggaggtagtgtatgtgaaagtattttaaggagtgccaaatgaaaatattacatattttcaacattaccaaaaataaaaaagttattcttattataatataatatagattaaagaaaagaaaaaaaaatgaataaaaaatcaaagtaaAATCTGAGACACGTGCCTAGTCAACTATGCGTCTATCGTGAAAACGTTTTTATGCCATTTGCTACGGGACAAACTTGGTTGGACAGTTGCACAAAAATAATCTTAATctgtattaaatttttttttaacggtctAACGAACTTCAAAGCCCAAAATTCCGTTCAAGGTGACCTAACAGTGTTTTACGGAGCCCAAACTTATTTgcatcaatttttttaaaaaaacccatCGAATTGAACCTTAATTTCGTGGATAAGGCACCCACCTCACGAACTACGGATCATTCACAAATATTATTCGTAACATGTGATGATGATTTTTGGTATTAATTTccaaaaaattttctttttgttgtgtttttctAATAAATGATTTTAGTTCgattaattagtatataaatCAAGTCTACCAAAAAGCATTATATTACTAAGGTAGAATGTAAGTAAGTTTTTGTACTTATGGTTTTTTAGGTACCGTTCATAGTCCATTGGACTTATCTGAAGAAGAATGGGACAGTACCATGGGAACAAACCTAACCGGAACATGGTTGGTATCCAAGTACGTTTGTAGATGCATGCGTGATGCCAAACAAGGAGGTTCAATCATAAATATCTCATCTATTGCGGGTCTTGATCGTGGTCAACTACCTGGAAGTTTAGCTTATTCTGCTTCAAAGACAGGTGTTAATGCATTGACTAAGGTAATGGCTATCGAATTGGGTATGTACAAAATCAGGGTGAACTCAATCAATCCGGGGCTTTTTAGGTCTGAGATTACCGAAGGTTTAATGGAAAAAAATTGGCTCGACAATGTGGCCAAAAGAAGTTGTCCTTTGAGAACATTCGGCACAGCTGATCCAGCCTTGACCAGATTAGCAAGGTATTTGATCCACGACTCGTCTCAATACGTAAGTGGCAATATCTTCATTGTCGATGCAGGTGCTACCTTACCCGGTGTCCCGATTTTTTCTTCACTCTAAGTCCATGATGCAACCGAAGCCAACATTTTTAATACaagttatattaatttattatataaactaattataCATGGGTTTCTCCCAAAATTGGAAATTTCTTCAtgatttattattgatttatatacattttctcTGTTATGTCAACTTTATGTTGAATATCCAATGAAAGATCTTCGAAACACACATGCCATTTCATATCGTTTACGAGACTCAATTCTAGTATCTTGTAGGCTAATAATTTACGAGTAATTTTCATGCCTTGTATCTTGGACCAAACTTTGGCCGATTCTTGGTATTTCAAGGACTCTTTATAGAAAAAGGTCTCTATTGTTTTTGACTTTGTTTGGACTAATTAAGAAGCTAGGTACCAAAAGTCTTGGAATGGAATATATATGCTGGCCATATGTGACTTGGTAATAGTCAAAGCAAGAATCACACGTTTTAAAATGGACAAAATTAATCATATCATTCGTTCAAGGATAACTGTCAATGAGTGTTAAACAAGGGCTTCACATTTCCAAggcaaaataaaaattacaacatgctaaaaaaatcatcaaaataaaatttataatatttcaaACTTTGGTTATCACCCGTTCAACCAATCACTCACCACCAAATTTGCCACTATTAACCAAAAGAggttatattaatattatccttttccatatatttatcatttttatataacatatacaaCAATAGGCCAGGCGAGCTTAAGTAACAGATAAAACTCTAACGTATAACACTTACTGAAATATGAATTTAAAACACAAAAGAGAAAAGATATCGTATATAGATACggaaaatatatgatatacttCAAAATTCAACTTAATAATACTTCTTAACAACTTAATAATAGGGTGACAATCAATCTCTTAGgtatgtttaaatttttattgttggtaactttaaatatttaatgTTAGGAGCTTAAGAATGTACGAGAAAAATTAATGACTTGATATTTCATCACttatattctatatatttttgttaattttaaatttaataaatatatccaTTTTAAAGACAAACGAAtcattttacaaattttattttcaataaaaaggTGGTTATTAACCgtataaagatataaaaattgCATACTCATGATTACGATTTATGGTCTTTTGAATAGTAATAAATCACTTTATATTGCAACGTCGCCGTCGTTGCCGTCACCACTACTCAACTGACGCCGCCACACCGCTATCTACAGGATTGCGCGTCTAGTTGTTACCAAAGTGC
Coding sequences within:
- the LOC122592022 gene encoding uncharacterized protein LOC122592022; translation: MHNRYITGTWLSMVKELENNKVQGVSLNLLFKVVVGNGRAVKFWLDPWVLPEPLLMGFPLLFALEKRKSCLVAKRVGFEGRWDWYRRPRSEAEIKEWRRLCRLLDEVSLNSNTDSWKWRGDEKHGFSVKGMKKLLIKEKDFSDKLIFKWVRWVPKKCNIFVWKAVMDRVPTMVSLQARNCFTGDVNCGMCNMGPESIDHLLCHCHIAIEVWNAVSFWCHTAPIFFFDVKDIVDIHKHVGAGKEKRKILKGIVWTTCWCIWKAKNDRRFNEIEANPVEIIHNIKSLGFLWFKSRSQRKGISWEKWYKFDVC
- the LOC122593394 gene encoding 3-oxoacyl-[acyl-carrier-protein] reductase FabG-like: MANIPIISSVASNSMEPWHNIQDKVVMVTGASSGLGRDFCLDLAKAGCKIVAAARRKDRLVSLCDEINRMSSDNVRAVAVELDVSAKGPHIEAAVKKAWEAFGHIDGLINNAGVRGTVHSPLDLSEEEWDSTMGTNLTGTWLVSKYVCRCMRDAKQGGSIINISSIAGLDRGQLPGSLAYSASKTGVNALTKVMAIELGMYKIRVNSINPGLFRSEITEGLMEKNWLDNVAKRSCPLRTFGTADPALTRLARYLIHDSSQYVSGNIFIVDAGATLPGVPIFSSL